The Pseudodesulfovibrio sp. zrk46 genome contains a region encoding:
- a CDS encoding 4Fe-4S binding protein: MRPPFVKESTIAYFRDSKAHGLPLLERIHGYVYGKWCYHYIGLAGDKDPWWRYLWAPLVALADWMTPFFPSKENQVGDHNQSKPTWGDTYHGKVMPADEANKLIKLNRVVNTEIPEQVLPYTRAREIILRNPEKIILLDCPCRAGMKNPCTPTDVCVLVGDPFASFMQEHHPDKTREITPEEAMRIIKQEQARGHVSHAFFKDVMLGRFYAICNCCSCCCGAMKSHAKGVHMLCHSGYLADIDPEACVRCGVCVQKCQFKAIGFNKESAYIRKDNCMGCGVCVASCAKDAIKLELAPEKGEPLLVDDI, from the coding sequence ATGAGACCACCGTTTGTAAAAGAATCCACGATCGCCTATTTCCGTGACTCCAAAGCGCACGGTCTTCCCCTCCTCGAACGCATCCACGGCTATGTCTATGGCAAGTGGTGCTACCACTACATCGGCCTCGCCGGAGACAAGGACCCATGGTGGCGCTATCTGTGGGCTCCACTGGTGGCACTTGCTGATTGGATGACACCCTTTTTCCCGTCCAAGGAAAATCAGGTGGGCGACCACAACCAGAGCAAACCCACCTGGGGCGACACCTATCACGGCAAGGTCATGCCTGCAGACGAGGCCAACAAGCTCATCAAGCTGAACCGTGTGGTGAACACTGAAATCCCGGAGCAGGTGCTGCCTTACACCCGGGCCCGCGAGATCATCCTGCGCAATCCCGAGAAAATCATTCTGCTCGACTGTCCCTGCCGTGCCGGTATGAAGAATCCCTGTACGCCCACCGATGTCTGTGTGCTGGTGGGCGACCCCTTCGCCTCCTTCATGCAGGAGCACCATCCGGACAAGACCCGCGAAATCACGCCGGAAGAGGCCATGCGCATCATCAAGCAGGAACAGGCCCGCGGCCATGTCTCCCATGCTTTCTTCAAGGACGTCATGCTCGGTCGTTTCTACGCCATCTGCAACTGTTGCTCCTGCTGCTGCGGTGCCATGAAGTCCCACGCCAAGGGCGTACACATGCTCTGCCACTCCGGTTATCTGGCAGATATTGATCCCGAGGCCTGCGTCAGGTGCGGTGTCTGCGTCCAGAAGTGCCAGTTCAAGGCCATCGGCTTCAACAAGGAGTCCGCGTATATCCGCAAGGACAACTGCATGGGCTGCGGTGTCTGCGTAGCGTCCTGTGCCAAGGACGCCATCAAGCTGGAACTGGCCCCGGAAAAGGGCGAGCCGCTGCTGGTGGATGATATTTAG
- a CDS encoding transporter substrate-binding domain-containing protein: MIIRRIRLLFFSLLLLLLLNAGVSFAEERLVVAIDATYAPMSFVAPNEKPEGILVELWRLWAEQTGLEVEFVHGTWEQTLEMVRSGEADIHSGLFKNKQRSEWLSFSDALYSIKSAYFYRTQSERPELNKLTDEKFGVVAGTYQYEYLQSTYPDIHITIYEDHNALLTGLISGDVDVILDEVPTIIRGVARYGWQGLVSRLASQEMANTVHAGTLKGREGLVKLINDGFRRLDPMRLSAIDERWTVNPNDRFYQQKEASATNSLTKEERLYIKDHPSISLTSTPNWPPFEMKMPDDSYAGIAADFIRLAAQKVGLKINPVFDTDWGAHMEKLKKGALDVAPGLNETAKRLEHFTFTKPYIEYYSAIFTKTETDDISKPEDLTGRTVALEDGYAIARNLPNDHPEINIMLVKTTQEALEAVSTGKADAYIGNQVVASYLIKKYTLPNLKLVSLWRTDLPGQLRFAVDKDNPILKGILQKGLDAISKKERESILSTYLDVSGFKQKIFSLSKEQWEWLKGHPRLVLGVDSQSAPFEFVDENGEYKGISSEYIRYIEDKLKTEMVRAKGLNWNEVLQYAQEGRIDILTTVVPTPERKKYLLFTDPYLSFPVVIYSPKEASLISGIDDIRGGKIAVVKGFATQEYLQTDYPGMELSLYPTVEDAINALSLGEVDWFVNDLATGSYSIEQLGVTNLKVAASTDYPMSLCMAVRKDYPELVAILNKALNSVSEEQAFEFKSKWLALKFEHGLDMKTVLTWVLPISGGILLIVGLIVLWNRKLGREISERKKAQSELAETLDSLDEKNQMLEGLSSKLSKYLSPQVYDSIFTGDRDVALSTERKKLTVFFSDIKDFTQTTDDMQPEDLTALLNHYFTEMSAIALEYGATIDKFIGDAMLMFFGDPESKGVKEDAILCVRMAFAMQKRMESLEKEWHRMGYDKPFKMRVGINTGYCNVGNFGSEVRMDYTIIGGEVNLAARLEGQADPGGVLISSETYSLVQGIVNAEEREAISVKGIRRAIQPYAIMSLRNGEGVEKDRNQTITHYQKGVDIFVDLELLNEEEREALSNRLDNIAKDLVK; the protein is encoded by the coding sequence GTGATCATTCGCCGCATCCGACTACTGTTTTTTTCGTTGCTCCTCTTGCTACTGTTGAACGCAGGCGTATCGTTTGCGGAAGAACGGCTTGTAGTTGCAATTGACGCGACATATGCCCCGATGTCTTTTGTTGCCCCAAATGAAAAGCCAGAAGGTATTCTGGTGGAACTATGGCGATTATGGGCTGAACAGACCGGACTCGAAGTGGAATTTGTTCACGGAACGTGGGAGCAGACTTTGGAGATGGTCAGATCAGGGGAGGCTGATATCCACTCAGGTTTGTTCAAAAACAAGCAGCGTTCTGAGTGGCTATCATTTTCTGATGCACTTTATTCCATCAAGAGTGCGTATTTCTATCGGACTCAATCTGAAAGACCAGAACTAAACAAACTAACGGATGAGAAGTTTGGGGTTGTTGCTGGGACATATCAGTATGAATATCTCCAGAGCACCTATCCGGACATACATATTACAATTTATGAAGATCATAACGCCTTGCTTACAGGGCTTATCTCTGGAGATGTTGACGTAATTCTTGATGAAGTTCCTACCATAATTCGGGGTGTGGCTCGGTATGGTTGGCAAGGTCTCGTTTCCCGACTGGCTTCTCAGGAAATGGCAAATACTGTGCATGCAGGGACGCTCAAAGGGCGTGAGGGGCTTGTTAAACTAATCAACGATGGCTTCCGAAGGCTCGATCCAATGCGTTTGTCCGCTATTGATGAGCGGTGGACTGTGAACCCAAATGATCGATTTTATCAGCAGAAAGAGGCAAGTGCGACCAATTCTCTGACAAAGGAGGAAAGGCTCTATATCAAGGATCATCCGTCAATATCACTAACATCAACTCCGAATTGGCCTCCTTTTGAAATGAAAATGCCTGACGATTCCTACGCGGGTATTGCGGCCGATTTCATACGGTTGGCAGCGCAAAAGGTCGGTCTCAAAATAAATCCCGTATTCGATACCGATTGGGGAGCACACATGGAGAAGCTCAAGAAAGGAGCACTCGATGTTGCGCCCGGCCTCAATGAAACAGCCAAGCGTCTCGAGCATTTTACTTTCACGAAACCATACATTGAATACTACTCTGCAATTTTTACGAAGACAGAAACTGACGATATATCCAAACCTGAAGACCTCACAGGGAGAACTGTCGCTCTGGAAGATGGTTACGCGATAGCAAGAAACCTTCCTAACGATCATCCAGAGATCAACATCATGCTTGTCAAAACAACGCAGGAGGCTCTCGAGGCAGTTTCGACTGGCAAGGCAGACGCATATATTGGCAATCAAGTCGTCGCATCGTATCTGATCAAGAAATACACATTGCCTAATCTGAAACTTGTCAGTCTTTGGAGGACAGACCTTCCCGGCCAATTACGTTTCGCCGTTGACAAGGACAATCCAATTTTGAAGGGAATCCTGCAAAAAGGGTTGGATGCAATATCCAAGAAGGAAAGGGAGAGTATTCTCTCTACCTACTTGGATGTCTCTGGGTTCAAGCAGAAAATATTTTCATTATCGAAAGAGCAATGGGAATGGTTGAAGGGACACCCAAGGCTTGTTCTTGGGGTTGATTCACAGAGTGCTCCTTTTGAATTCGTAGACGAAAACGGTGAATATAAGGGAATTTCGTCGGAATATATTCGCTACATCGAAGATAAGCTCAAAACTGAGATGGTGCGGGCAAAGGGCTTGAACTGGAATGAAGTCCTTCAATACGCTCAAGAAGGGCGAATCGATATTCTTACTACCGTCGTTCCAACTCCAGAAAGGAAGAAATATTTATTATTTACTGATCCTTACCTGTCTTTCCCAGTCGTTATTTATTCTCCCAAAGAGGCTTCGTTGATCAGTGGAATCGATGATATCCGTGGCGGGAAGATTGCTGTTGTAAAGGGGTTTGCAACACAAGAGTACCTTCAGACTGATTATCCGGGAATGGAGTTGTCTTTGTACCCCACTGTTGAAGATGCAATCAACGCCCTGTCACTTGGCGAGGTCGACTGGTTTGTCAACGATCTCGCTACTGGGAGTTATTCAATCGAACAACTGGGAGTGACCAACCTCAAGGTCGCTGCTTCAACTGATTATCCCATGTCTCTGTGCATGGCTGTCCGAAAGGATTACCCAGAACTTGTCGCAATCCTCAATAAAGCCTTGAATTCCGTTTCTGAGGAGCAAGCCTTCGAGTTTAAAAGCAAGTGGCTTGCTCTCAAGTTCGAGCACGGACTGGATATGAAAACTGTTTTGACTTGGGTGTTGCCCATATCCGGCGGTATACTTCTCATCGTGGGGCTTATTGTTCTTTGGAACAGAAAGTTGGGAAGAGAGATTTCTGAAAGGAAGAAAGCTCAATCAGAACTAGCTGAGACTCTCGATTCCTTGGATGAAAAGAACCAGATGTTGGAGGGGCTTTCATCTAAGCTGTCGAAGTACCTGTCCCCGCAGGTATACGACTCCATCTTCACGGGAGATCGTGATGTTGCTTTGTCAACTGAACGTAAGAAACTCACTGTCTTCTTCTCGGACATCAAGGATTTCACCCAAACAACAGATGACATGCAGCCGGAAGACTTGACGGCGTTGCTCAATCACTACTTCACCGAGATGTCAGCCATTGCATTGGAGTATGGAGCAACCATCGACAAGTTTATCGGTGATGCCATGCTTATGTTTTTTGGCGATCCTGAATCAAAGGGCGTTAAGGAAGATGCCATACTATGTGTGCGTATGGCCTTTGCAATGCAAAAACGAATGGAGTCGCTTGAAAAGGAATGGCACCGAATGGGGTATGACAAACCATTCAAGATGCGTGTTGGCATTAATACCGGATATTGCAATGTCGGTAACTTTGGTTCCGAAGTACGTATGGACTACACAATTATTGGTGGAGAAGTGAATTTAGCAGCTCGCCTCGAAGGGCAAGCTGATCCCGGAGGAGTTCTCATCTCGTCTGAAACATACTCTCTCGTACAAGGCATAGTTAATGCTGAGGAACGTGAAGCAATTTCAGTGAAGGGGATCAGGCGTGCTATTCAGCCGTATGCGATCATGTCTTTACGGAATGGCGAAGGGGTAGAAAAAGACAGAAACCAAACGATCACACATTATCAAAAGGGCGTTGACATCTTCGTTGATCTTGAACTGTTAAATGAAGAAGAACGCGAAGCTCTTTCAAACCGTTTGGATAATATCGCCAAGGATTTGGTGAAGTAG
- a CDS encoding cold shock domain-containing protein, which yields MRREGEVSWFNEQKGFGFITGDDGTDIFVHYTEIVRDGFQTLEAGEKVTFDVTDEDVGPKAVDVRLKADGPQIARF from the coding sequence GTGCGGCGAGAAGGCGAAGTTAGCTGGTTCAACGAACAGAAAGGATTCGGGTTCATCACAGGTGATGACGGTACCGATATCTTTGTCCATTACACCGAAATCGTTCGTGACGGTTTCCAGACCCTTGAGGCTGGAGAAAAGGTGACCTTTGACGTCACCGACGAAGACGTCGGCCCCAAGGCCGTGGATGTCAGACTGAAGGCTGATGGACCGCAGATAGCGAGATTCTAG
- a CDS encoding ATP-binding cassette domain-containing protein yields MANLIQLKKCTVTRGETRLLGPVSMALVRGKHLALVGQNGSGKTTLLKLLRGDILPDRGGERAYDFGDGPQQTVLGLRQRITMVSSDMQDFYHLNAPRTLGRSIILSGFYDTPLLYGTATDDQEAGADGIIDELGIADLGEARLGTLSTGQLRKLLIARALVSNPDVLLLDECLEGLDVASRSEVLALLEKAADRATLVCAAHRIGDVPRCVNDSIVLEAGEVVRHGDRQDALDGLHEHEPDLAVWSMPEQTAPDYDYLLRMERVSVVADHVRFLHSVNWTVLPGENWMILGDNGAGKSTIIKLAISEISPYADDDEGVGVIERLGGMTMDEARPLIGVVSPALQTTYAREQSWEVTAIETVLSGFYGSQGMLEEHTDEEYLAAQEWLARVGLADLADRPLRRMSYGQQRRVFLARAMAPGPHLLLLDEPMSGLDADSRSLMLALLQKLAEAGFPLVLVTHHVEDRIPAINRVMLMENGRQTFCGTREEFEVTQKQD; encoded by the coding sequence ATGGCGAATCTTATTCAATTGAAAAAATGCACCGTCACTCGTGGTGAAACCCGTTTGCTCGGGCCTGTTTCCATGGCATTGGTTCGGGGCAAGCACCTCGCCCTTGTCGGGCAAAACGGATCGGGCAAGACCACACTCCTCAAACTGTTGCGGGGCGACATCCTGCCCGATCGTGGTGGCGAACGCGCCTATGATTTCGGCGATGGACCGCAGCAGACGGTTCTGGGGCTTCGTCAGCGTATCACCATGGTCTCGTCTGACATGCAGGACTTTTATCATCTCAATGCTCCCCGCACTCTGGGGCGTTCCATTATCCTGTCGGGATTTTACGACACACCACTCCTCTACGGCACCGCCACTGATGATCAGGAAGCAGGCGCAGACGGTATCATCGACGAGCTCGGTATAGCCGATCTGGGCGAGGCCCGGCTCGGCACGCTCTCCACAGGCCAGTTGCGCAAGCTGCTTATTGCTCGTGCGCTGGTTTCCAACCCGGATGTGCTGCTGCTGGATGAATGTCTTGAAGGGTTGGATGTCGCCTCGCGCAGTGAAGTGCTGGCTCTGCTGGAAAAGGCTGCTGATCGGGCAACACTGGTTTGTGCGGCCCATCGTATAGGTGATGTTCCGCGCTGCGTGAATGATTCCATCGTGCTTGAAGCGGGTGAGGTGGTGCGGCATGGCGATCGGCAGGATGCCCTCGACGGTTTGCATGAGCATGAGCCTGATTTGGCTGTGTGGTCAATGCCCGAACAAACCGCTCCTGATTACGATTATCTTCTCCGCATGGAGCGAGTCTCCGTCGTTGCCGACCATGTGCGTTTTCTGCATTCCGTGAACTGGACCGTGCTCCCGGGCGAGAATTGGATGATTCTCGGCGACAATGGCGCGGGCAAGTCTACGATTATCAAACTGGCCATCAGTGAAATTTCTCCCTACGCAGATGATGACGAAGGTGTCGGCGTCATTGAGCGGCTCGGCGGCATGACTATGGACGAGGCGCGTCCGCTTATTGGCGTGGTATCGCCCGCACTCCAGACTACCTATGCCCGAGAGCAGAGCTGGGAAGTCACGGCCATCGAGACCGTACTCTCCGGGTTCTATGGCAGTCAGGGCATGCTCGAAGAGCATACCGACGAGGAATACCTCGCGGCGCAGGAATGGCTGGCCCGAGTGGGGCTGGCTGATCTTGCAGATCGCCCGCTTCGCCGCATGTCTTATGGTCAGCAGCGGCGCGTATTCCTCGCACGGGCAATGGCTCCCGGACCACACCTGTTGTTACTCGACGAGCCCATGTCCGGGCTGGATGCGGACTCCCGTTCGCTCATGCTGGCGTTGCTCCAGAAACTGGCCGAGGCCGGATTCCCCCTCGTGCTGGTCACACACCATGTGGAGGACCGAATCCCCGCCATCAACCGGGTCATGCTCATGGAGAACGGGCGTCAGACATTTTGCGGCACGCGCGAGGAATTCGAAGTCACTCAAAAACAGGACTAG
- a CDS encoding DUF362 domain-containing protein produces the protein MSIKVAIARILEYESTMLDSATALILEESGFKPSPGQRVLVKPNLVSPSNARHCSTNPLVVRAACAYLRDCGAVITVADSPAYGPASHVAKRSGLGEAMASLGLKVQSLKRATPLTLRKGGSIGLSADAMESDLILNIPKLKVHCQMTISGSVKNMFGCVVGFRKALAHNQIGHSYDLFQSMLMDVYEALPQTHHLMDAIHPLHKDGPINGEPFELGLLAASPSGVGLDTAAYSILGLQPQQLPLWQEALSRHMDGADPSELEYPLEKPDLFSAKGFELSPERPLDFHLKRIIKGRMRSLLKHFTK, from the coding sequence ATGTCCATCAAAGTCGCCATTGCCCGTATTCTGGAATACGAGTCCACCATGCTCGACTCGGCCACGGCCCTGATACTGGAGGAGTCCGGTTTCAAGCCGTCACCGGGACAGCGCGTGCTGGTCAAGCCCAACCTTGTCTCGCCGTCCAACGCCCGTCACTGCTCCACCAACCCGTTAGTGGTACGGGCTGCCTGCGCCTACCTCCGGGACTGCGGCGCAGTCATCACCGTGGCCGACTCCCCCGCCTACGGCCCAGCCTCCCATGTGGCGAAACGCTCCGGTCTTGGCGAGGCCATGGCATCTCTCGGCCTCAAGGTGCAGAGCCTGAAACGAGCCACGCCGCTTACCTTGCGCAAAGGCGGCTCCATTGGCCTGTCTGCCGACGCCATGGAATCGGACCTCATCCTGAACATCCCGAAGCTCAAGGTTCATTGCCAGATGACCATCTCCGGCTCGGTGAAGAACATGTTCGGCTGCGTGGTGGGCTTCCGCAAGGCGCTGGCGCATAACCAAATCGGGCATAGCTATGACCTGTTCCAGTCAATGCTCATGGATGTGTACGAGGCCCTTCCTCAGACGCATCATCTTATGGATGCCATCCATCCCCTGCACAAGGACGGCCCCATCAACGGCGAGCCGTTTGAACTAGGTCTGCTGGCCGCATCCCCTAGCGGCGTGGGATTGGATACGGCTGCATACTCCATTCTGGGCTTGCAGCCGCAACAGCTTCCCCTGTGGCAGGAAGCCCTGTCGCGCCACATGGACGGTGCTGATCCGTCAGAGCTGGAGTACCCGCTTGAGAAGCCGGACCTGTTCAGCGCCAAGGGGTTTGAGCTCTCCCCCGAACGTCCGCTGGACTTCCACCTGAAGCGCATCATCAAGGGCCGGATGCGCAGCCTCTTGAAACATTTTACAAAATAA
- the hypF gene encoding carbamoyltransferase HypF — translation MSLLRHRFIITGQVQGVGFRPFVYRIALDNAITGSVNNSSEGVIIEAQGSAEQVSQFAEDLAEKLPPLAKVVTFDMEDMPPVDGEEEFIILKSTGGEGHSVLISADVATCPDCMADISDPENPRYRYPFTNCTNCGPRYTITRSIPYDRPKTSMACFKLCPDCQTEYEDPLDRRFHAQPNACVRCGPKVWLTDNASVMIAQGDESIRRLACELAEGKIAAVKGLGGYHLVCDATSDKAVTELRRRKHRPDKPLAIMVPDMEAARMLADISPAEEEWLTGLQRPIVLAAKAEGYPLSEHVAPDTNFIGLMLPYTPLHHILLGDFAEAQADNGSDALPALVMTSGNLSSEPIALGNREAFSRLTEIADIFLYHNRDILIRTDDSVVRTNPETGAPILMRRARGFAPSPVFLPESGPTVLGTGPELKCTMTLTKGDQAFPSQHIGNLSNLETMEFYREIHAHLEDILQVQPELIVRDLHPDYMTSEWADTLGKERGIPVETLQHHYAHIHSVLADNRFTEPVIGLALDGTGLGEDGTIWGGECLMVIPEELEHQRLAHFAHIRLPGGETAVKEPWRIAQAALWEIGIKEPGAYRWPWLDDFAQESKFLPQLLEKDINSPRTSSCGRLFDAVAALCGLANTISYEGQAAIRLEKIQDMTETGTYPCPLMSDDPVALNTHELIRAVIADLDAGVPVPVIARRFHLGLIAGLTEMAYSFSMVLDIHHVALSGGVMQNLTLATELPKSLEAIGLIPLTHQNVPPNDACISLGQAAWGQRKLLLEQ, via the coding sequence ATGTCTCTATTGCGCCATCGCTTCATCATCACCGGACAGGTCCAGGGCGTGGGTTTCAGGCCCTTTGTCTATCGCATCGCCTTGGACAACGCGATCACCGGATCGGTGAACAATTCCAGCGAGGGCGTCATCATCGAAGCACAAGGCAGCGCAGAACAAGTCAGCCAATTCGCTGAGGACCTGGCAGAGAAGCTGCCGCCGCTGGCAAAGGTCGTTACCTTTGACATGGAAGACATGCCCCCGGTGGACGGTGAAGAGGAGTTCATCATCCTCAAATCCACGGGCGGCGAAGGCCACTCCGTACTCATCAGCGCGGACGTCGCCACCTGCCCCGACTGTATGGCAGACATCAGCGACCCGGAGAACCCCCGGTACCGCTATCCCTTCACCAACTGCACCAACTGCGGGCCTCGCTACACCATCACGCGATCCATTCCCTATGACCGCCCCAAGACCTCCATGGCTTGCTTCAAGCTCTGTCCGGACTGCCAGACCGAGTACGAAGACCCACTGGACAGACGCTTCCACGCTCAGCCCAACGCCTGTGTTCGATGCGGCCCCAAGGTGTGGCTCACGGATAACGCAAGCGTCATGATCGCGCAGGGTGACGAATCCATTCGCAGACTGGCCTGTGAATTGGCTGAAGGTAAGATTGCTGCGGTCAAGGGACTGGGCGGCTATCATCTGGTATGCGACGCCACCTCTGACAAGGCCGTGACAGAATTGCGCCGCCGCAAGCATCGCCCGGACAAGCCCCTCGCCATCATGGTGCCGGACATGGAAGCCGCCCGAATGCTGGCAGACATTTCTCCCGCTGAAGAGGAGTGGCTGACCGGACTGCAACGGCCCATTGTGCTGGCCGCCAAGGCAGAAGGCTACCCGCTCTCCGAACATGTTGCCCCAGATACAAACTTCATCGGGTTGATGTTGCCGTACACGCCGCTGCACCACATTCTTCTCGGTGACTTTGCCGAAGCCCAGGCAGACAATGGCTCCGACGCTCTTCCCGCATTGGTCATGACCTCGGGCAACCTGTCATCCGAACCCATTGCACTGGGCAATCGTGAAGCGTTCAGCCGTCTGACCGAAATCGCCGACATATTTCTCTACCACAACCGGGACATTCTCATTCGCACGGATGACTCGGTGGTGCGCACCAATCCAGAGACGGGCGCCCCCATTCTCATGCGCCGGGCGCGCGGCTTTGCCCCATCTCCTGTTTTCCTGCCTGAGTCCGGGCCGACAGTGCTCGGCACAGGACCGGAGCTCAAATGCACCATGACCCTGACCAAAGGCGATCAGGCGTTCCCGAGTCAGCACATAGGCAACCTCTCCAATCTGGAGACCATGGAATTCTACCGTGAAATCCATGCCCATCTGGAAGACATCCTTCAGGTGCAGCCCGAACTCATCGTGCGTGACCTGCATCCGGACTACATGACCAGCGAGTGGGCGGACACGCTTGGCAAGGAGCGCGGCATTCCCGTTGAAACGCTCCAACACCACTACGCTCATATCCACTCCGTGCTGGCTGACAACCGCTTCACGGAACCGGTCATAGGACTCGCGCTGGACGGTACTGGACTTGGCGAAGACGGCACTATTTGGGGCGGAGAATGTCTCATGGTCATACCCGAAGAATTGGAACACCAGCGCCTGGCCCATTTCGCTCACATCCGGCTGCCCGGCGGCGAGACCGCGGTGAAGGAACCGTGGCGCATCGCACAGGCCGCCCTGTGGGAAATCGGCATCAAGGAACCCGGCGCCTACCGCTGGCCGTGGCTCGACGACTTTGCTCAGGAATCGAAGTTCCTGCCGCAATTGCTGGAAAAGGACATCAACTCGCCCCGCACCTCCAGTTGCGGGAGACTGTTTGACGCTGTGGCCGCACTGTGCGGACTCGCCAACACCATCTCCTACGAAGGTCAGGCCGCCATCAGGCTGGAAAAGATTCAGGACATGACTGAGACCGGCACCTATCCCTGCCCGCTCATGTCTGACGACCCTGTCGCCCTGAACACCCACGAGCTGATCCGCGCGGTCATCGCTGACCTCGATGCAGGAGTTCCGGTACCGGTCATCGCACGCCGTTTTCACCTCGGCCTCATTGCCGGGCTGACTGAAATGGCCTACTCTTTCTCCATGGTGCTGGATATCCACCACGTGGCGCTGTCCGGCGGCGTCATGCAGAATCTGACTCTCGCCACGGAGCTGCCCAAATCGCTGGAAGCCATCGGCCTGATCCCGCTGACGCACCAGAACGTGCCACCCAACGACGCCTGCATCTCACTGGGACAGGCTGCATGGGGGCAGCGGAAGTTGCTGCTCGAACAATAA
- a CDS encoding DUF3298 and DUF4163 domain-containing protein, translating into MRFALSILAVLLFACPIMAQESPVTYCAPPVLGATQIKEKTAGYSIDVKYPTMCSATATRIIRDRITGDLAAFKMEFPEHDLSEYPRTHEMMTDFNVWSAAGGRIASVQMQVMVYTGGAHPNNWPLTWVFDLANGETLGLSDIFANHEAALDAIAPMVRDVLRASMTDMFVEDMMLGGTEPTEKNYEDCILTNEGVVFFFAPYQVGPYAAGQQVVTIPWDRIVLLLTPELRKMFH; encoded by the coding sequence ATGCGGTTCGCCCTGTCGATTCTCGCGGTCCTGCTCTTTGCCTGCCCAATCATGGCGCAGGAATCCCCTGTCACCTACTGCGCCCCTCCAGTGCTGGGCGCAACGCAGATCAAGGAAAAGACCGCAGGGTACTCCATTGATGTAAAATACCCGACCATGTGCTCTGCTACTGCTACCCGAATCATTCGTGACCGGATCACAGGCGACCTTGCCGCTTTCAAAATGGAATTTCCTGAGCACGATCTGTCCGAATATCCACGCACCCATGAGATGATGACGGACTTCAATGTCTGGTCTGCTGCAGGAGGCCGCATCGCTTCCGTACAAATGCAAGTCATGGTCTATACGGGGGGCGCGCACCCCAACAACTGGCCGCTCACATGGGTATTCGATCTGGCGAATGGCGAAACGCTCGGTTTGTCAGACATCTTCGCAAACCACGAGGCCGCTCTTGATGCCATCGCGCCCATGGTACGCGACGTGCTGCGTGCTTCCATGACGGATATGTTCGTGGAGGACATGATGCTTGGCGGCACCGAACCAACAGAAAAAAATTACGAGGACTGCATTCTCACCAACGAAGGCGTAGTCTTTTTCTTCGCCCCCTATCAGGTGGGGCCATACGCTGCTGGCCAGCAGGTCGTAACCATCCCATGGGATAGAATCGTCCTCCTGCTCACCCCGGAATTGCGAAAGATGTTTCATTGA
- a CDS encoding YqaE/Pmp3 family membrane protein, translating to MELLRIIISVIIPPIGAFLKVGLGLQFWINLILTLCGYFPGLVHVIWLLVRK from the coding sequence ATGGAACTACTTCGCATCATCATTTCCGTCATCATCCCGCCCATCGGCGCATTTCTCAAGGTCGGTCTCGGTCTCCAGTTCTGGATCAACCTCATCCTGACCCTGTGCGGTTACTTCCCCGGTCTGGTGCACGTCATCTGGCTGCTGGTACGCAAGTAA